A single Corynebacterium stationis DNA region contains:
- a CDS encoding glutamate ABC transporter substrate-binding protein: MSRSITRIAAIIGTVAVSGSLLAACGGSSGDSDSLLSSIESGNVTLGTKFDQPGLGLREPDGSMTGLDVEVATYVVNSIAAENGWDEPSIDWRETPSAQRETLIQNGEVDMITATYSINPGRSESVNFGGPYLLTHQALLVQDSNNEINGLDDLEGKILCSVTGSTPAQKVKEALPTVQLQEYDTYSSCTEALRQGNVDAMTTDATILNGYAAQSPGNFRVVELEKDGEPFTNEYYGIGLAKDDTEGTDAINTALEAMFEDGSFDKFISDNLGEGEAITKGTPGDLSFMDE, from the coding sequence ATGTCACGCTCTATCACTCGTATCGCAGCCATCATCGGAACCGTAGCTGTCTCGGGCAGCCTGCTTGCCGCTTGTGGTGGCTCCTCCGGAGACTCTGATAGCCTACTCAGCTCCATCGAGTCCGGCAACGTCACCTTGGGCACCAAGTTCGACCAGCCTGGTCTGGGCCTTCGTGAACCAGACGGATCCATGACCGGTCTAGACGTCGAAGTTGCAACCTACGTGGTCAATTCCATTGCCGCTGAAAATGGTTGGGATGAGCCTTCCATCGACTGGCGCGAAACCCCATCGGCTCAGCGTGAGACTTTGATTCAAAACGGCGAAGTCGACATGATTACCGCGACTTACTCGATTAACCCGGGTCGTTCCGAGTCCGTTAACTTCGGTGGTCCGTACCTGCTGACCCACCAGGCGCTTTTGGTTCAGGACTCCAACAACGAAATCAACGGTTTGGATGACCTTGAAGGCAAGATCTTGTGCTCGGTAACCGGTTCTACCCCGGCACAGAAGGTCAAGGAAGCACTGCCTACCGTTCAGCTGCAGGAATACGACACCTACTCCAGCTGTACTGAGGCACTGCGTCAGGGCAATGTCGACGCCATGACCACTGACGCAACCATTCTTAATGGCTACGCGGCTCAGTCCCCTGGCAACTTCCGCGTCGTTGAGCTGGAAAAGGATGGCGAGCCATTCACCAATGAGTACTACGGCATTGGTCTGGCCAAGGATGACACTGAAGGCACTGACGCCATCAACACTGCTCTCGAAGCAATGTTTGAAGACGGCTCCTTCGACAAGTTCATCTCTGACAACCTCGGCGAAGGTGAAGCAATCACCAAGGGCACCCCAGGCGACCTGTCCTTCATGGATGAATAA
- a CDS encoding energy-coupling factor ABC transporter ATP-binding protein, translating to MPHIKFEHVDVAFDDTPVLKDINLDLHEHRIGIIGANGSGKSTITRLINGLGEPTSGSVSVDGFDVAEHAKELRKKIGFIFSDAENQIVMPNVRDDVAFSLRRFKMSKQRRNELVDAALARFQLTDLADHSPHTLSGGQKQMLAMAAVLVIEPILILADEPTTLLDLINRNRIRREFAALEQQVIVVTHDLDFISDFDRVICIDNHSIAYDGLPTDAISFYTELMEQRALR from the coding sequence GTGCCGCATATCAAGTTCGAGCACGTTGATGTCGCATTCGATGACACCCCGGTGCTCAAAGACATCAATTTAGATCTGCACGAGCACCGCATCGGTATCATTGGGGCTAATGGTTCGGGAAAATCAACCATTACCAGGCTGATTAATGGTCTAGGTGAACCGACTTCAGGCTCGGTGTCAGTCGACGGTTTCGATGTTGCAGAACATGCCAAGGAACTTCGCAAGAAGATCGGGTTTATCTTCTCGGATGCAGAAAACCAGATCGTGATGCCCAATGTTCGCGATGACGTGGCGTTTTCCTTGCGGCGTTTCAAGATGTCGAAGCAACGTCGCAATGAGCTTGTCGATGCAGCCCTGGCGCGCTTTCAACTCACCGACCTTGCCGATCACTCCCCGCACACGCTTTCGGGCGGACAAAAGCAGATGCTGGCGATGGCAGCGGTGCTTGTGATTGAACCGATTCTCATTCTGGCTGATGAGCCGACGACCTTATTAGATCTGATTAATCGCAACCGCATTCGACGTGAATTCGCAGCCCTTGAGCAGCAAGTCATCGTGGTGACCCACGACTTGGACTTCATTTCGGATTTCGACCGCGTAATCTGCATTGATAATCACTCGATTGCTTATGATGGCTTGCCCACGGATGCAATTAGCTTCTACACCGAGTTGATGGAACAACGAGCACTGCGATGA
- the recX gene encoding recombination regulator RecX, giving the protein MNVTAQEPSAEKLAKLRQALEDYAEGAVDNPLFDHEAEEIKAEVRSRALRLLDERARSRHELCERLVKLEFAKPVIEDVLDDLASVGLINDELFASEWVRQRHARRGKSARALNQELIRKGISSSVRAQALEQIDDDDEEAMAWTLAVKKAKSIKHPPADRAERDKALRRIVGVLARRGFNEGMSLNLARRALEQRCEELGTSQE; this is encoded by the coding sequence ATGAATGTGACGGCACAGGAGCCCAGTGCAGAGAAGCTGGCGAAGCTGCGCCAGGCATTAGAAGACTACGCAGAAGGCGCTGTAGACAATCCGCTTTTTGACCATGAAGCGGAGGAAATTAAAGCCGAGGTACGCTCGCGTGCCCTGCGCTTGCTGGATGAGCGCGCAAGGTCCCGACATGAACTTTGTGAACGGCTGGTGAAGCTGGAGTTCGCTAAGCCAGTCATCGAGGATGTCTTAGACGATCTGGCGTCGGTTGGGCTCATTAATGATGAGCTGTTTGCCTCAGAATGGGTTAGGCAGCGTCATGCACGCCGCGGAAAGTCCGCGCGGGCGTTGAACCAGGAGCTTATTCGCAAAGGTATTTCTTCGTCAGTGCGCGCGCAGGCGTTGGAGCAAATCGATGACGATGATGAAGAAGCTATGGCGTGGACGCTCGCGGTAAAGAAAGCGAAGTCGATTAAACATCCGCCAGCGGACCGGGCAGAACGCGATAAAGCCCTGCGGCGCATTGTCGGGGTGCTTGCGCGCAGGGGCTTTAACGAAGGAATGTCCCTCAACCTTGCACGCCGTGCCCTAGAGCAGCGGTGTGAAGAGTTGGGGACATCACAGGAGTAG
- the miaB gene encoding tRNA (N6-isopentenyl adenosine(37)-C2)-methylthiotransferase MiaB, which yields MRTFGCQMNVHDSERISGLLEEAGYVAAEQESEPDLVVFNTCAVRENADKRLYGSLGALKKTKENHPGMQIAVGGCLAQKDKDTVISNAPWVDAVFGTHNMAALPTLLERARHNDKAQIEIVDSLEAFPSVLPAKRESSYAGWVSISVGCNNTCTFCIVPSLRGKEEDRRPGDILAEVQALVDQGVTEVTLLGQNVNSYGVNFADPDLPRDKFAFSKLLRAVGAIEGLERLRFTSPHPAEFTSDVIDAMAETPAVCPQLHMPLQSGSDKILKDMRRSYRTKKFLSILDEVREKMPHAAITTDIIVGFPGETEEDFQGTMDIVRRARFAAAYTFQYSPRPGTPAATMENQLPKHVVQDRFERLVKLQDDIGAEENAKLVGTDVELLVQADGRKNSETHRISGRARDGRLVHFTPVMNGEDITSQIRPGDIVHTTVTDSGSFFLIADEGVTSHRRTKAGDMSAAGQTPTTQPIGVGLGLPRIGKPAEEPAPAPACGL from the coding sequence GTGCGGACTTTCGGTTGTCAGATGAATGTTCATGACTCTGAGCGCATCTCCGGCCTATTGGAAGAAGCCGGTTACGTCGCAGCGGAGCAGGAATCTGAACCCGATCTTGTCGTATTTAATACCTGTGCTGTGCGTGAAAATGCGGATAAGCGTCTTTATGGCTCACTTGGTGCATTGAAAAAGACCAAAGAAAACCATCCTGGAATGCAGATTGCCGTTGGTGGTTGCTTGGCGCAAAAAGATAAAGACACCGTGATCTCCAACGCCCCATGGGTTGACGCAGTCTTTGGCACGCACAATATGGCAGCATTGCCTACTTTGCTGGAGCGCGCGCGTCACAATGACAAGGCACAGATTGAGATTGTGGATTCATTGGAAGCATTCCCTTCGGTGCTTCCGGCGAAGCGTGAATCTTCCTATGCAGGCTGGGTTTCAATCTCTGTCGGCTGCAATAACACCTGTACGTTCTGCATTGTCCCTTCCTTGCGTGGCAAGGAAGAAGACCGTCGCCCTGGCGATATCTTGGCGGAAGTGCAGGCGTTGGTGGACCAAGGTGTTACTGAAGTAACCCTGTTGGGCCAAAACGTAAACTCCTATGGCGTGAATTTTGCAGACCCCGATCTGCCACGCGACAAGTTTGCCTTCTCTAAGCTTTTGCGTGCTGTGGGCGCGATCGAAGGATTGGAACGTCTGCGTTTTACCTCGCCACACCCAGCGGAATTTACCTCTGACGTTATCGACGCAATGGCAGAGACCCCAGCGGTGTGCCCACAGTTGCACATGCCCTTGCAGTCCGGTTCAGACAAGATTCTCAAGGATATGCGTCGTTCTTACCGCACGAAGAAGTTCTTAAGCATTCTTGATGAAGTCCGTGAAAAGATGCCGCACGCGGCCATCACCACGGATATCATCGTTGGCTTCCCAGGAGAGACTGAAGAAGATTTCCAGGGCACCATGGATATTGTGCGCCGTGCGCGCTTCGCGGCGGCTTATACCTTCCAATATTCCCCGCGCCCAGGCACCCCTGCGGCAACTATGGAAAATCAACTGCCAAAGCATGTCGTGCAGGATCGTTTTGAGCGCCTTGTGAAGCTGCAAGATGACATCGGTGCAGAAGAGAACGCGAAGCTGGTGGGCACGGATGTAGAACTACTTGTGCAGGCTGATGGTCGTAAAAATAGCGAGACCCACCGTATTAGTGGTCGCGCCCGCGACGGACGCCTGGTGCACTTTACCCCGGTCATGAATGGCGAAGATATCACTTCCCAGATCCGTCCCGGCGATATTGTGCACACCACCGTGACAGATTCGGGTTCCTTCTTCCTCATTGCTGATGAAGGTGTGACATCTCATCGCCGCACTAAGGCAGGAGATATGTCGGCAGCGGGGCAGACCCCAACCACCCAGCCCATTGGTGTGGGCTTGGGCCTTCCACGCATCGGTAAGCCAGCGGAAGAACCAGCCCCAGCGCCAGCGTGTGGTCTCTAA
- a CDS encoding amino acid ABC transporter permease translates to MAVRATVLYDAPGPKGRRNNRLYSVIAGLIFLAIIGWVAWTLNNNGQFEGRLWTPFLQSQTWTTYLLPGLRGTLFSAFASIVLACIFGVVLGLGRLSESRFVRWICGIIVEFFRAIPVLLLMIFAYQLFAVYDLVPSQQLAFSAVVFALTLYNGSVIAEILRSGIRSLPKGQTEAAKALGLSHRLTMYRVLLPQAIASMLPALIAQMVIALKDSALGYQIGYVEIVRSGIQSASYNQNFLASLVIVGIIMVLINWGLTTLAQRIERQLRAGRARRNIIAKVPEQPDQGIDTKDNANVDWRAPGYKEITNPSE, encoded by the coding sequence ATGGCTGTACGCGCTACCGTCCTTTATGACGCACCGGGGCCTAAGGGCCGTCGCAATAATCGTCTCTACTCCGTCATTGCCGGGTTAATCTTCCTCGCTATCATAGGGTGGGTTGCCTGGACTCTAAACAACAATGGCCAATTTGAAGGCCGCCTGTGGACTCCGTTCCTCCAAAGCCAAACGTGGACCACCTACCTGCTACCTGGTCTTCGCGGCACGTTGTTCTCGGCCTTTGCCTCAATTGTTCTTGCTTGTATCTTCGGCGTGGTCTTGGGCTTGGGCCGTCTCTCGGAAAGCCGTTTCGTGCGCTGGATCTGCGGCATCATCGTGGAATTTTTCCGCGCCATTCCCGTGCTGTTGCTGATGATTTTCGCGTACCAGCTCTTCGCTGTCTACGATCTCGTTCCATCGCAGCAACTGGCATTTTCTGCCGTGGTTTTCGCATTGACCTTGTACAACGGTTCCGTCATCGCGGAAATCCTCCGCTCCGGTATCCGTTCCTTGCCAAAGGGTCAGACCGAAGCAGCTAAGGCTTTGGGCCTGTCGCATCGCCTGACGATGTACCGGGTCTTGCTCCCGCAGGCAATCGCTTCGATGCTTCCAGCATTGATTGCACAGATGGTCATTGCTCTCAAGGACTCGGCTTTGGGCTACCAGATTGGCTACGTCGAAATCGTGCGTTCTGGTATTCAGTCTGCTTCTTACAACCAGAACTTCCTGGCCTCGCTGGTTATCGTCGGCATCATCATGGTGCTCATCAACTGGGGACTTACCACTTTGGCACAGCGCATCGAACGTCAGCTACGGGCTGGACGTGCGCGGCGCAATATCATCGCCAAAGTGCCAGAGCAGCCAGACCAAGGCATTGACACCAAAGACAATGCCAACGTTGACTGGCGTGCTCCTGGATATAAGGAAATTACTAACCCCTCGGAGTAA
- the recA gene encoding recombinase RecA yields MAAKKKATATKPGDDRKKALDAAMSMIEKDFGKGAVMRLGEENRPPIQAISSGNTAIDIALGIGGFPRGRVVEVYGPESSGKTTVALHAIAEAQKAGGIAAFIDAEHALDPEYARLLGVDTDNLLVSQPDTGEQALEIADMLVRSGAIDIIVIDSVAALTPKAEIEGEMGDSHVGLQARLMSQALRKMTGALYNSGTTAIFINQLREKIGVMFGSPETTTGGKALKFYASVRCDIRRIQTLKDGQDAIGNRTRIKIVKNKVSPPFKIAEFDIMYGEGISRESSIIDLGVEHGFIKKSGSWFTYEGDQLGQGKEKARNFLKSNPELADEIEKKIFQKLGVGEYAKTTDDDGAAMDVPGAEDPLTDDPAGFVPNVDFDDEDEE; encoded by the coding sequence ATGGCTGCAAAGAAGAAAGCAACGGCAACCAAGCCCGGGGATGACCGCAAGAAGGCCCTAGATGCCGCAATGTCCATGATTGAAAAGGACTTCGGCAAGGGCGCTGTTATGCGTCTGGGCGAAGAAAATCGCCCGCCGATTCAGGCCATTTCTTCTGGCAACACTGCGATCGACATTGCCTTAGGCATTGGTGGTTTCCCGCGCGGTCGTGTGGTTGAAGTCTACGGCCCAGAGTCTTCCGGTAAGACCACAGTGGCGCTGCATGCTATTGCTGAAGCTCAAAAGGCAGGCGGCATTGCGGCGTTCATCGACGCTGAGCACGCATTGGATCCAGAATATGCACGTCTTTTGGGCGTAGATACTGATAACTTGTTGGTCTCACAGCCTGACACTGGTGAACAGGCACTGGAGATTGCAGACATGTTGGTGCGCTCAGGTGCTATCGACATTATCGTTATTGACTCGGTTGCGGCGTTGACGCCAAAGGCTGAAATTGAAGGTGAAATGGGTGACTCGCACGTGGGTCTCCAGGCACGTCTGATGTCCCAGGCACTGCGTAAGATGACCGGTGCACTGTACAACTCCGGCACCACGGCTATCTTCATTAACCAGCTGCGTGAGAAGATCGGCGTGATGTTCGGTTCTCCTGAAACCACCACTGGTGGTAAGGCACTGAAGTTCTACGCTTCGGTGCGTTGTGACATCCGCCGTATCCAGACCCTTAAGGACGGCCAGGACGCAATTGGTAACCGTACCCGCATCAAGATCGTAAAGAATAAGGTCTCCCCGCCATTTAAGATTGCGGAGTTCGACATCATGTACGGTGAGGGAATCTCGCGTGAATCTTCCATTATCGACTTAGGCGTGGAACACGGCTTCATCAAGAAGTCCGGCTCCTGGTTTACTTATGAAGGTGACCAGCTGGGCCAGGGTAAAGAAAAAGCCCGCAACTTCCTCAAGAGCAATCCAGAGCTGGCAGATGAGATTGAAAAGAAGATCTTCCAAAAGCTCGGCGTTGGTGAATATGCCAAGACCACCGATGACGATGGTGCAGCCATGGATGTTCCTGGTGCAGAAGACCCATTGACTGATGATCCAGCAGGCTTTGTACCGAATGTTGATTTTGATGACGAAGATGAAGAGTAG
- a CDS encoding DUF3046 domain-containing protein: MRLTEFEQLLQDVFGSPQGRWIAHSHVVSTLGETPDNLIENGYDLAQVWRELCDDFSVPEADRLGIDRPGK; the protein is encoded by the coding sequence ATGCGATTAACGGAGTTTGAGCAACTGCTGCAGGATGTATTTGGTTCCCCGCAGGGCAGGTGGATAGCGCACTCACATGTGGTGTCGACCTTGGGTGAAACTCCCGATAACTTGATCGAAAATGGATACGATTTGGCCCAGGTGTGGCGCGAGCTATGTGATGACTTCTCGGTGCCAGAAGCTGACCGCCTAGGCATAGATCGCCCTGGAAAATAG
- a CDS encoding amino acid ABC transporter permease translates to MNAMWDQLLPGLWPAFWLTIQLTFWSAIGSTILGTILTAMRVSPVAILRTISTFYISVVRNTPLTLIVLFCSFGLYQNLGMALASRESASFLVDNNFRLAIVGFILYTSAFVAESLRSGINTVDFGQAEAARSLGLSFSDMFRKIVFPQAVRAAIVPLGNTLIALTKNTTIASTIGVAEASLLMKSTIENHANQLFIIFFVFALGFIILTLPMGLGLGKLSERMAVKK, encoded by the coding sequence ATGAACGCCATGTGGGATCAGCTATTACCTGGCTTATGGCCAGCATTTTGGCTCACCATCCAACTGACTTTTTGGTCGGCGATTGGTTCGACAATCCTCGGAACCATCCTCACCGCCATGCGCGTCTCCCCGGTTGCGATTTTGCGCACCATATCCACGTTCTATATTTCTGTGGTTCGCAATACTCCCCTGACGCTCATCGTCCTATTCTGTTCCTTTGGTCTCTATCAGAACCTGGGAATGGCTCTAGCTAGCCGCGAATCCGCTAGTTTCCTGGTAGATAATAACTTCCGCCTCGCTATAGTGGGCTTTATCCTTTACACCTCAGCCTTTGTCGCCGAGTCCTTGCGTTCTGGTATCAACACCGTCGACTTTGGCCAAGCAGAAGCAGCCCGCTCGCTGGGATTGAGCTTTTCTGACATGTTCAGAAAGATTGTCTTCCCACAAGCAGTTCGCGCGGCTATCGTGCCTTTGGGAAACACGCTTATCGCGTTGACAAAGAACACCACCATTGCTTCAACAATCGGTGTCGCAGAAGCGTCTCTGTTAATGAAGTCGACAATCGAAAACCACGCGAATCAGCTCTTTATCATCTTCTTCGTATTCGCGCTTGGTTTCATCATCCTCACCCTGCCCATGGGCCTTGGGTTAGGCAAACTTTCTGAAAGAATGGCGGTGAAGAAGTAA
- a CDS encoding GNAT family acetyltransferase, which produces MDNLHLAQLAPPHFPSGPAATAARTEGLSPTPSDAVRTFAFMANLYAQEVSGDPAASASPERVLYRLRGSNESQTYIFALIEGASPLGEVSSLGLPLIPSTGECPDYDYAGFIQLSVALLEEKETADIDFILDVGYLPLPGEPVDAETRSVATTLVNHGLELAKKLGRTTCQVSSLHSDDTAAEADPFSSAYQKAGFAIKNAERQIKIDVPEQPATVLVPAGLSTETWLDYGIPEQYLDDVIDLLTVVSEDSLTGDLSVEPIKWNRSRLNEAHAKLRARKAHTLMVALIDDTTYQVVSLTELGRHAGSDPEVAEWTLTVTTREHREQQLASKVKLLALTALRECWPDVERTYASIGAGDVAMNRIFDELGAQGISRSESWELRL; this is translated from the coding sequence GTGGATAATCTGCACCTCGCGCAGCTTGCACCACCACACTTTCCCTCCGGACCTGCTGCCACCGCAGCTAGGACGGAGGGATTGTCTCCTACGCCTTCTGATGCCGTTCGCACCTTTGCGTTTATGGCCAATCTTTATGCGCAAGAAGTCAGTGGTGACCCGGCTGCATCCGCCTCCCCCGAACGCGTGCTCTATCGACTACGCGGATCCAATGAATCACAGACCTATATTTTTGCCCTCATTGAAGGAGCTTCCCCACTGGGTGAAGTCTCTTCTCTGGGGCTACCGCTTATCCCTTCCACCGGTGAGTGTCCTGACTATGACTATGCGGGTTTTATCCAACTTAGCGTCGCACTACTGGAAGAAAAAGAGACTGCTGATATAGATTTCATCCTCGATGTGGGATATCTTCCGCTGCCGGGCGAACCGGTGGATGCAGAAACCCGCAGCGTTGCGACGACCCTAGTGAACCACGGTTTAGAGTTGGCAAAGAAATTAGGCCGCACCACGTGTCAGGTTAGTTCTTTGCATTCCGATGACACTGCTGCGGAAGCGGATCCCTTTTCCAGCGCCTATCAAAAAGCAGGCTTTGCAATTAAAAATGCTGAACGCCAAATTAAGATAGATGTACCTGAGCAACCAGCGACGGTTCTAGTTCCAGCAGGTCTAAGCACCGAAACGTGGCTTGACTACGGCATCCCAGAGCAATATCTGGATGATGTGATCGATCTTCTTACCGTCGTCTCGGAAGATTCACTCACGGGCGATTTAAGCGTGGAGCCCATCAAGTGGAACCGCTCTCGCCTGAATGAAGCACATGCTAAGCTGCGCGCACGCAAGGCGCATACGCTCATGGTGGCGCTGATTGATGACACTACCTACCAGGTTGTGTCCTTGACGGAACTCGGGCGCCATGCTGGCTCTGACCCGGAAGTTGCTGAGTGGACGTTAACGGTTACCACGCGTGAGCATCGGGAACAGCAGCTGGCTAGCAAGGTCAAGCTTTTAGCGTTGACTGCATTGCGTGAGTGCTGGCCCGATGTGGAGCGAACCTACGCCTCTATCGGAGCCGGTGATGTCGCTATGAATCGTATCTTCGACGAGCTTGGAGCCCAAGGCATTTCGCGCTCCGAGTCGTGGGAGTTGCGGCTTTAG
- the gluA gene encoding glutamate ABC transporter ATP-binding protein GluA, with the protein MIRMSGVQKYFDDFQALKDIDLEVAHGEVVVVLGPSGSGKSTLCRTINRLETIEEGTIEIDGSVLPEEGSQLAKLRADVGMVFQQFNLFPHLTILDNVTLGPNKVRKMKKSAAEERAMQLLDRVGIGNQASKYPAQLSGGQQQRVAIARALAMNPKIMLFDEPTSALDPEMVNEVLDVMASLVKEGMTMVVVTHEMGFARRAADRILFMADGEIVEDTDPSSFFDNPQTDRAKDFLGKILSH; encoded by the coding sequence ATGATTCGCATGAGCGGCGTCCAGAAGTATTTTGATGACTTCCAGGCGCTCAAAGATATTGACTTAGAGGTTGCACACGGCGAAGTTGTAGTAGTCCTAGGGCCTTCTGGCTCCGGTAAGTCAACGCTCTGCCGAACCATCAACAGACTGGAAACAATTGAAGAAGGAACCATCGAAATCGATGGCTCCGTTCTCCCCGAAGAAGGCAGCCAACTAGCTAAGCTGCGCGCTGATGTGGGAATGGTATTCCAGCAATTCAACCTGTTTCCCCACCTGACCATTTTGGACAACGTCACTTTGGGTCCGAACAAAGTCCGCAAGATGAAGAAGTCTGCTGCCGAAGAACGCGCAATGCAGCTTCTTGACCGCGTGGGCATCGGCAATCAGGCTTCAAAGTATCCAGCACAGCTTTCAGGCGGTCAGCAGCAGCGCGTTGCTATCGCTCGTGCATTGGCTATGAACCCAAAGATCATGCTTTTCGATGAGCCAACGTCGGCGCTTGACCCAGAAATGGTCAACGAGGTGCTCGATGTTATGGCTTCGCTGGTTAAAGAAGGCATGACCATGGTCGTGGTTACCCACGAGATGGGCTTTGCCCGCCGTGCCGCTGACCGAATCCTGTTCATGGCTGATGGAGAAATCGTCGAAGACACCGATCCATCAAGCTTCTTTGATAATCCACAAACGGACCGCGCCAAAGACTTCCTGGGCAAAATCCTTTCTCACTAG
- a CDS encoding biotin transporter BioY yields MKQKSLATDLAYVAVFTALVIVLAFVSIPIGTAGVPIVMQNAALILAGLVLGGRRGLYVGLLFLVLGLALPVLAGGGTTLRALAGPTAGYIIGYVLSPAIAGLIAYRAPRKKAGMAITFIIAAFVGLAVQYICGSFGLMIRSGLELAPAFAAQIPFLLPDSAKIVVAIIIALGVHAAFPDLISRKRKTA; encoded by the coding sequence ATGAAACAGAAATCCCTAGCGACAGACCTAGCGTACGTAGCGGTCTTCACAGCACTCGTTATTGTCCTTGCGTTTGTCTCCATCCCTATCGGCACCGCTGGCGTGCCCATCGTCATGCAAAATGCTGCGCTCATCCTGGCAGGACTTGTACTCGGTGGACGCCGCGGCCTGTATGTTGGCCTGCTCTTTCTCGTCCTCGGCTTAGCCCTTCCGGTACTTGCCGGTGGTGGCACCACTCTACGCGCACTCGCGGGTCCCACGGCCGGCTACATCATCGGCTATGTTCTCTCCCCTGCTATTGCTGGTCTCATTGCCTACCGTGCGCCACGTAAAAAGGCCGGAATGGCCATCACCTTTATCATCGCAGCGTTTGTGGGTCTCGCGGTGCAATACATCTGCGGTTCCTTCGGCTTGATGATCCGCTCAGGTTTGGAACTCGCGCCAGCATTTGCGGCCCAGATTCCTTTCTTGCTGCCTGATAGCGCGAAGATTGTTGTCGCAATTATTATTGCGCTTGGCGTTCATGCAGCGTTTCCTGACCTTATTTCCCGAAAGAGAAAGACCGCGTAG
- a CDS encoding energy-coupling factor transporter transmembrane component T family protein encodes MKTKNIPLAVYVDKDTPVHRLRASWKLLFIIVFVITTSLLATTPLRGLLACGIAVAFYFLAAIPPRVALSQLWPPLIIVIPLAAFQWWAKDLDYALTMFLSIFSAILIAFLLTLTSTVDEIMDSVETSLAPLGRFGFPVENVTLAMSLTIRLIPLMFATVGEVLDARKARGAGFSISAFGTPVLIRSIRRARAIGEALQARGFGD; translated from the coding sequence ATGAAGACCAAAAACATCCCGCTAGCTGTCTATGTTGATAAAGACACCCCCGTTCACCGCCTGCGTGCCAGCTGGAAACTGCTCTTTATCATCGTCTTTGTTATCACTACCTCCCTACTAGCGACAACCCCACTGCGTGGGTTGCTAGCTTGTGGCATCGCCGTGGCATTCTATTTTCTCGCTGCTATTCCGCCGCGCGTAGCTTTATCGCAGCTGTGGCCCCCGTTGATTATCGTGATCCCATTAGCGGCTTTTCAATGGTGGGCAAAAGACTTGGACTATGCGCTGACCATGTTCTTGTCTATTTTCTCTGCCATCCTCATTGCCTTCTTATTGACCTTGACGTCGACGGTCGATGAAATCATGGACTCTGTTGAGACCTCACTGGCACCGCTTGGTCGCTTTGGCTTTCCTGTAGAAAACGTCACCTTAGCGATGTCATTGACGATACGGCTGATTCCATTAATGTTTGCCACCGTGGGTGAAGTACTCGATGCCCGCAAAGCACGCGGCGCCGGCTTTTCTATCTCGGCCTTTGGTACCCCAGTGTTGATTCGCTCTATTAGACGCGCACGCGCTATCGGCGAAGCTCTTCAAGCCCGCGGCTTTGGTGACTAG